A window of Actinomadura rubteroloni contains these coding sequences:
- a CDS encoding MFS transporter — MDAATVYRRRWLMLSVLSLCLVISGLDALVIAMAVPKIQEDLGATVGQMQWSVDAYTLTFGGLLLLAGTLGDRFGHKLMLLGGLVLILAFSVAAAFAGGPETLIVFRAGMGLGSAMVMPATLAIIKHVFPVEEQAKAIGVWSGAAGIGIPLGPVIGGLLLDHFWWGSIFLINIPVVAIALIGGFLLIPSWRSERPIKLDLVGAFLSVAGLVTVVYGLIEAPERGWGSAVTLGSLVGGAVLLAAFVAWEARSRTPMLPLSLFANRRFSGSAAALTCQAFALFGSLFVLTQYFQIARHHDPLASGVRMLAICTLIISSPLAPNVVKMIGDKLTIITGLVIIAVGAIWLSTADVGAETTVLISLGVMGFGIGLSIPPSVDGILANAPSDQAGTASAVNDTALQVGGAIGVAVLGTAMTSAYQNALPSLDALSAADRAGVRDSLGSALAVTARLGNGGARLAADATDAFGSGMSAAAITSACVALVGVVLTAVLMPRGEKNPAKAHAVPEPATEGAAPLGSGIGD, encoded by the coding sequence ATGGATGCCGCTACCGTGTACCGCCGCCGATGGCTGATGCTCAGCGTGCTGAGCCTCTGCCTGGTGATCAGCGGACTCGACGCGCTCGTCATCGCCATGGCGGTTCCCAAGATCCAGGAGGATCTGGGCGCCACCGTCGGGCAGATGCAGTGGTCGGTCGACGCCTACACCCTGACCTTCGGCGGCCTGCTGCTGCTCGCCGGCACCCTGGGTGACCGCTTCGGTCACAAGCTGATGCTGCTGGGCGGTCTCGTCCTGATCCTCGCGTTCTCGGTCGCGGCGGCGTTCGCCGGCGGCCCCGAGACGCTCATCGTCTTCCGCGCCGGGATGGGGCTCGGCTCGGCGATGGTCATGCCCGCGACGCTCGCCATCATCAAGCACGTCTTCCCCGTGGAGGAGCAGGCCAAGGCCATCGGCGTCTGGTCCGGCGCCGCGGGCATCGGCATCCCGCTCGGCCCGGTGATCGGCGGGCTGCTGCTCGACCACTTCTGGTGGGGCTCGATCTTCCTCATCAACATCCCGGTCGTCGCCATCGCCCTGATCGGCGGGTTCCTGCTGATCCCGTCGTGGCGCTCGGAGCGTCCCATCAAGCTGGACCTGGTCGGCGCGTTCCTGTCGGTCGCGGGCCTGGTCACCGTCGTCTACGGGCTCATCGAGGCGCCCGAGCGCGGCTGGGGCAGCGCGGTGACGCTCGGCTCCCTGGTCGGCGGGGCCGTGCTGCTCGCCGCCTTCGTCGCCTGGGAGGCGCGCTCGCGCACCCCGATGCTCCCCCTGTCGCTGTTCGCCAACCGCCGCTTCAGCGGCTCCGCCGCGGCCCTGACGTGCCAGGCGTTCGCGCTGTTCGGCAGCCTGTTCGTGCTCACCCAGTACTTCCAGATCGCGCGCCACCACGACCCCCTCGCCTCGGGCGTGCGCATGCTGGCGATCTGCACCCTGATCATCTCCTCGCCGCTGGCGCCGAACGTCGTGAAGATGATCGGCGACAAGCTCACCATCATCACCGGGCTCGTGATCATCGCGGTGGGCGCGATCTGGCTGTCGACCGCCGACGTCGGCGCCGAGACCACGGTCCTCATCAGCCTCGGCGTGATGGGCTTCGGGATCGGCCTGTCCATCCCGCCCTCGGTGGACGGCATCCTCGCCAACGCCCCGAGCGACCAGGCGGGCACCGCCTCCGCGGTCAACGACACCGCGCTCCAGGTCGGCGGCGCCATCGGCGTCGCGGTGCTGGGCACGGCGATGACCTCGGCGTACCAGAACGCGCTGCCGTCCCTGGACGCGCTGTCGGCCGCCGACCGGGCCGGCGTCCGCGACTCCCTCGGCAGCGCGCTCGCGGTCACCGCCCGGCTCGGGAACGGCGGCGCCCGGCTGGCGGCCGACGCCACCGACGCCTTCGGCTCGGGCATGTCGGCGGCTGCCATCACCAGCGCGTGCGTCGCGCTCGTCGGCGTGGTGCTCACCGCGGTGCTGATGCCGCGCGGCGAGAAGAACCCGGCCAAGGCGCACGCCGTGCCGGAACCGGCCACCGAAGGAGCCGCTCCGCTCGGAAGCGGAATCGGCGACTGA
- a CDS encoding TetR/AcrR family transcriptional regulator: MSSRKAPEDRRDEILTAAMKAFGHYGYRRTSMELIAQAAGVSRPALYQHFSGKEDVFRAMGARMLDEVLDAARGAADAPGTLVDRLYAVLSIKLAVVVGSVDAGHRTELLNEAGVIAADLLVSFKDRFATLIEDLLAGAPGELNHLRKVMSAHDCAGLLLDTVVGISQADAPPEVLHRRLHQMVELTVFGLGLEPMATAAP, translated from the coding sequence ATGTCATCGAGGAAGGCGCCAGAGGATCGGCGCGACGAGATCCTCACCGCGGCCATGAAGGCGTTCGGCCACTACGGGTACCGGCGCACCTCCATGGAGCTGATCGCCCAGGCCGCCGGTGTCTCGCGTCCCGCGCTCTACCAGCACTTCAGCGGCAAGGAGGACGTCTTCCGCGCGATGGGCGCCCGCATGCTCGACGAGGTGCTGGACGCGGCGCGGGGGGCGGCGGACGCGCCGGGCACGCTGGTCGACCGGCTCTACGCGGTCCTGTCGATCAAGCTCGCCGTCGTGGTGGGCTCGGTCGACGCCGGGCACCGGACCGAACTGCTCAACGAGGCCGGGGTGATCGCCGCCGACCTGCTGGTCTCCTTCAAGGATCGCTTCGCGACTCTCATCGAGGATCTGCTCGCCGGAGCGCCCGGCGAGCTGAACCATCTCCGCAAGGTCATGTCGGCGCACGACTGCGCCGGCCTGCTGCTCGACACCGTCGTCGGCATCAGCCAGGCCGACGCCCCGCCCGAGGTGCTCCACCGGCGGCTCCACCAGATGGTGGAGCTGACGGTGTTCGGGCTGGGCCTCGAACCGATGGCGACAGCGGCCCCCTGA
- a CDS encoding flavin reductase family protein, which translates to MTVWRPRLRVPAAETDLRRVFGGFPSGVVAVCAVGPDGEPVGMAVSSFTSVSLSPAMVSVSVTSASRTWPGLRAAGTVGISVLAEGAGTLCRALAGPAMDRFTGADWAAAESGAVFLRGAVAWLECAVAGEVAAGDHAIVLLEVRAVGDRPGERPLVFHGSRFWALAESGGRLVDRVDGDLFDELVGLAPHAGVERVLTPPAWRVREAD; encoded by the coding sequence ATGACGGTGTGGCGGCCGCGGCTCCGGGTGCCGGCGGCGGAGACGGACCTGCGGCGCGTGTTCGGCGGCTTTCCGAGCGGTGTGGTCGCGGTCTGCGCGGTTGGACCCGACGGGGAGCCCGTCGGCATGGCCGTCAGTTCGTTCACCTCGGTGTCGCTGTCCCCGGCGATGGTGTCGGTGAGCGTGACGTCCGCGTCGCGGACGTGGCCGGGGCTGCGCGCCGCCGGGACGGTCGGGATCAGCGTCCTCGCCGAGGGCGCCGGGACGCTGTGCCGGGCGCTCGCGGGTCCGGCGATGGACCGATTCACGGGCGCGGACTGGGCGGCGGCCGAGAGCGGGGCGGTGTTCCTGCGGGGCGCGGTCGCCTGGCTGGAGTGCGCGGTGGCGGGCGAGGTGGCCGCGGGCGACCACGCGATCGTCCTGCTGGAGGTGCGCGCGGTCGGCGACCGTCCGGGAGAACGGCCGCTGGTGTTCCACGGCAGCCGGTTCTGGGCGCTGGCCGAGAGCGGCGGGCGGCTGGTCGACCGGGTCGACGGCGACCTGTTCGACGAGCTGGTCGGGCTCGCCCCGCACGCGGGCGTCGAGCGGGTGCTGACGCCCCCGGCCTGGCGTGTCCGGGAGGCCGATTGA
- a CDS encoding ribonuclease HII — protein MDRPLRFTPRRDAGLYAYERSLAHAGFHRVAGVDEAGRGACAGPLVVGAVVLPSGRRGVIEGLTDSKLLTPARREQIYAEVVARAEAWSAVVIPCHDIDRTGVHRCNIAGMRRALAALPVRPDYVLSDGFRVPGLDVPGLPVIKGDRVAACVAAASVIAKVTRDRLMVDLHDRFPDYGFDVHKGYVTPDHSAALLEHGPCPEHRFSYVNVGRAQRGHGGTVPAGNGSGSLDRTP, from the coding sequence ATGGACCGTCCCCTTCGCTTCACGCCGCGCCGTGACGCGGGTCTGTACGCGTACGAGCGGTCGCTGGCGCACGCCGGCTTCCACCGTGTCGCGGGTGTGGACGAGGCGGGCCGGGGCGCCTGCGCGGGGCCGCTCGTCGTCGGCGCGGTGGTCCTCCCGTCCGGCCGGCGGGGCGTCATCGAGGGCCTGACGGACTCCAAGCTGCTCACCCCGGCGCGGCGCGAGCAGATCTACGCCGAGGTCGTGGCGCGCGCGGAGGCGTGGAGCGCGGTCGTGATCCCGTGCCACGACATCGACCGCACCGGCGTCCACCGGTGCAACATCGCCGGGATGCGCCGGGCGCTGGCGGCGCTGCCGGTCCGTCCCGACTACGTGCTGAGCGACGGCTTCCGCGTCCCCGGCCTGGACGTCCCGGGCCTCCCGGTGATCAAGGGCGACCGGGTGGCGGCGTGCGTGGCGGCGGCGTCGGTGATCGCCAAGGTCACGCGCGACCGCCTCATGGTGGACCTCCACGACCGTTTCCCCGACTACGGCTTCGACGTCCATAAGGGTTACGTGACACCCGACCACTCGGCGGCCCTGCTGGAGCACGGGCCCTGCCCCGAGCACCGGTTCTCCTACGTCAACGTCGGACGGGCGCAGCGCGGGCACGGCGGGACGGTTCCGGCGGGAAACGGGTCGGGGTCCTTGGACCGAACCCCCTAA
- a CDS encoding SDR family NAD(P)-dependent oxidoreductase, with the protein MTAPPRRTDPARPFAGAAAVVTGGGSGIGLATARMLAERGAAVACVDVDPSAVAEPLVAVRGDIADDGVGAAVAAAAERLGAIDVLVNHAGRLARGSFEANDLDEWRRVFEVNVLGLVRVSRAAMPWLRESAKKGRDPAIVNTCSVTALVGMPGGAVYGASKGAVYSLTLSMAADLLAEGIRVNCVAPGPVDTPWVRRELAAAPDPEAALAAVHARQPNGRLITAEEVAESICHLAGPLSAATTGTVHVIDGGLRGLRVPSRP; encoded by the coding sequence ATGACCGCACCCCCGAGGCGGACTGATCCCGCCCGGCCGTTCGCGGGCGCCGCCGCCGTCGTGACGGGCGGCGGCTCCGGGATCGGGCTGGCGACCGCGCGGATGCTGGCCGAGCGCGGGGCCGCGGTGGCCTGCGTGGACGTCGATCCGTCCGCCGTCGCCGAGCCGCTCGTCGCCGTGCGCGGGGACATCGCCGACGACGGCGTCGGCGCGGCCGTCGCCGCGGCGGCCGAGCGGCTCGGCGCCATCGACGTCCTCGTCAACCACGCCGGACGGCTGGCGCGCGGATCGTTCGAGGCCAACGACCTCGACGAGTGGCGGCGCGTGTTCGAGGTGAACGTCCTCGGGCTGGTCCGGGTCAGCCGGGCGGCGATGCCGTGGCTGCGCGAGTCCGCCAAGAAGGGGCGGGATCCCGCGATCGTCAACACCTGCTCGGTCACCGCGCTCGTCGGGATGCCGGGCGGCGCGGTCTACGGCGCGTCCAAGGGCGCGGTGTACTCGCTGACGCTGTCCATGGCCGCCGACCTGCTGGCCGAGGGCATCCGCGTGAACTGCGTGGCGCCCGGCCCGGTCGACACCCCGTGGGTCCGGCGGGAACTCGCCGCCGCCCCCGATCCGGAGGCGGCGCTGGCGGCGGTGCACGCCCGGCAGCCCAACGGCCGGCTGATCACCGCCGAGGAGGTCGCCGAGAGCATCTGCCACCTGGCCGGTCCGCTGTCGGCGGCCACCACCGGGACCGTGCACGTCATCGACGGCGGGCTGCGCGGGCTCCGGGTGCCGTCCCGCCCCTAG
- a CDS encoding LLM class flavin-dependent oxidoreductase, translating to MDFSLFYFADTGLTLKNRYQLLLEGAKFADSRGFSAVWTPERHFHSFGGLYPNPAVTSAAVAAITERVSIRAGSVVAPLHHPVRIAEEWSVVDNLSGGRVGVSFASGWNAVDFALRSENFTDSKRILIETVETVRRLWRQEELEFVDGTGGTSAVKIFPQPVQPELPVWLTSAGSLETFEKAGEMGVGVLTHLLGQDLDGLAAKIAAYRRKYTEHHGADGGQGNVALMLHTYIGTDRDEVRELVREPFSAYLRSSIGLFARAISADMPGVDLNRLTPADLDFLVARSFDRYFDTGGLFGTVQDALKTVTTLKDLGVDDLACLIDFGVDTDLALEGLTRLDEVRRLQG from the coding sequence GTGGATTTCAGCCTGTTCTATTTCGCCGACACAGGTCTGACGCTGAAGAATAGATATCAGCTCCTGCTCGAAGGAGCGAAGTTCGCCGATAGTCGGGGTTTCTCCGCCGTCTGGACACCGGAACGTCATTTTCACTCCTTCGGCGGCCTCTACCCCAATCCGGCGGTGACGTCCGCGGCGGTCGCCGCCATCACCGAGCGCGTCTCCATCCGCGCGGGCAGCGTGGTCGCGCCCCTCCACCACCCCGTGCGCATCGCCGAGGAGTGGTCCGTCGTGGACAACCTCTCCGGCGGCCGCGTCGGGGTCTCGTTCGCGTCCGGCTGGAACGCCGTGGACTTCGCTCTGCGTTCGGAGAACTTCACCGACAGCAAGCGAATTCTCATCGAGACGGTGGAGACCGTCCGGCGCCTGTGGCGGCAGGAGGAACTGGAATTCGTGGACGGCACCGGCGGCACGTCCGCGGTGAAGATCTTCCCGCAGCCCGTCCAGCCCGAACTCCCGGTCTGGCTGACGAGCGCCGGGTCGCTGGAGACGTTCGAGAAGGCGGGCGAGATGGGCGTCGGAGTCCTCACCCACCTGCTCGGCCAGGACCTCGACGGCCTCGCGGCCAAGATCGCCGCGTATCGCCGGAAATACACCGAGCACCACGGGGCCGACGGCGGCCAGGGCAACGTCGCGCTGATGCTGCACACCTACATCGGCACCGACCGCGACGAGGTCCGGGAGCTGGTCCGCGAACCGTTCAGCGCGTACCTGCGCAGCTCGATCGGCCTCTTCGCACGGGCGATCAGCGCCGACATGCCCGGCGTCGACCTGAACCGCCTCACCCCCGCCGACCTGGACTTCCTCGTCGCCCGCTCCTTCGACCGGTACTTCGACACGGGCGGCCTGTTCGGCACCGTCCAGGACGCGCTGAAGACCGTGACGACGCTCAAGGACCTCGGCGTGGACGACCTGGCCTGCCTCATCGACTTCGGCGTCGACACCGACCTGGCGCTGGAGGGGCTCACCCGGCTGGACGAGGTGCGCCGCCTGCAAGGCTGA
- a CDS encoding AAA family ATPase translates to MEREAEFRVLSSLLSDALRGKGGAALVTGPAGYGKTTLLRAFGGAAAARGAVFLSATATRTDNDPWELFDQILRHPAIPSTVPGALSHDLAEGGDRTLSAAQLHEIWKPVQELARDTPVVIAVDDAHHADDTALRGLLYLSRRLEAAPIVVVAALSSCPLDERALFSAEMSSQPHCRHVQLGPLSAADVADMVADDHGPEAAEFDRLSGGNPLLLGALIEDARDRGASARPGSIAGDHYVKAVWRFLHRGHPALVALAQAVAVLGEAGSPALLGETLAIDPMVAAQGLNTLEAGGLVDAAGFRDERARDALYAKVPARERTKMLLRAAAVLQQEGAPALRVARLLAAADDIGEPWMVGVLRNAADQEQRDGDFPCAVRYLRLARQAVARGSAEEAQITSDLAAVEWQLDPLSVVRLLPDLEAAAWAGHLRSDQTENLVTYLLWHGQREKAITHLTDREGNVRPTGWTSRFRSWLYPALLTGVGGAPADERSVEVAVIGGARIDDDILIAAEQALLNTRLDDSALVPALTALAVLVYTERLDRAGVWIDTLLKAADRRGSVTWRALVSTANSLIDVRRGVLRSATTHANRALSLISHRSWGMAIGLPLSSALDAATGRGRHDIAASLLTVPLPDGIFNTLSGLYYMHARGCHHAAIGRHMTALADFDSCGDLMREWEIDQPALIPWRSDAALAGLRLGRTAYARSLLAEQDELTQPWDMRTRAATLRVRALLAEGRDRVALLTEATTTAEQTADLVGLATGLVDLSRAQRTVGDTDAARTTGLRAQLLIEQSGLEALARQLPRDVLTAKKTRAERKPKPPQPAPSTRELSDAEQRVASLAAAGFSNREIASELFITVSTVEQHLTRVYRKLKVTRRPLLAKALNSHA, encoded by the coding sequence ATGGAACGCGAAGCAGAGTTCAGAGTCCTGTCATCTCTCCTGTCCGACGCCCTGCGCGGCAAGGGCGGCGCCGCACTCGTCACCGGTCCCGCCGGATACGGCAAGACCACCCTGCTGCGGGCGTTCGGCGGGGCGGCGGCCGCGCGCGGCGCCGTCTTCCTCAGCGCGACCGCCACCCGCACCGACAACGACCCCTGGGAGTTGTTCGACCAGATCCTCCGTCACCCGGCGATCCCCTCGACGGTGCCGGGCGCGCTGTCGCACGACCTCGCCGAGGGCGGCGACCGGACGCTGTCGGCCGCGCAACTGCACGAGATCTGGAAGCCCGTCCAGGAACTCGCCCGGGACACGCCCGTCGTGATCGCCGTGGACGACGCCCACCACGCCGACGACACCGCGCTGCGCGGCCTGCTGTACCTCTCCCGCAGGCTCGAAGCCGCGCCGATCGTGGTCGTGGCGGCGCTGTCGTCGTGTCCGCTGGACGAGCGCGCCCTGTTCTCCGCCGAGATGAGCAGCCAGCCGCACTGCCGCCACGTCCAGCTCGGGCCGCTGTCGGCGGCGGACGTGGCCGACATGGTGGCCGACGACCACGGCCCGGAGGCGGCGGAGTTCGACCGCCTCAGCGGCGGCAACCCGCTGCTGCTCGGCGCGCTCATCGAGGACGCGCGCGACCGCGGCGCGTCCGCCCGGCCCGGCTCGATCGCCGGGGACCACTACGTCAAGGCGGTGTGGCGCTTCCTGCACCGCGGCCACCCGGCGCTCGTCGCGCTCGCGCAGGCCGTCGCGGTGCTGGGCGAGGCGGGCTCCCCCGCGCTGCTCGGCGAGACCCTCGCCATCGACCCGATGGTCGCCGCGCAGGGCCTGAACACGCTGGAGGCCGGCGGGCTGGTCGACGCAGCGGGCTTTCGCGACGAAAGGGCGCGCGACGCGCTCTACGCCAAAGTCCCGGCCAGGGAACGGACCAAAATGCTCCTGCGGGCCGCCGCCGTCCTCCAGCAGGAGGGGGCGCCCGCCCTCCGCGTCGCCCGGCTGCTCGCCGCCGCCGACGACATCGGCGAACCGTGGATGGTCGGCGTCCTGCGCAACGCCGCCGACCAGGAGCAGCGCGACGGGGACTTCCCCTGCGCCGTCCGGTACCTGCGGCTCGCCCGGCAGGCCGTCGCGCGGGGCAGCGCGGAGGAAGCGCAGATCACCTCCGACCTCGCCGCCGTGGAATGGCAGCTCGACCCGCTCTCGGTCGTCCGGCTCCTCCCCGACCTGGAGGCCGCCGCGTGGGCCGGGCACCTCCGGTCCGACCAGACCGAGAACCTCGTCACCTACCTGCTCTGGCACGGCCAGCGCGAGAAGGCGATCACGCACCTCACCGACCGGGAGGGCAACGTCCGGCCCACCGGCTGGACGTCCAGGTTCCGTTCGTGGCTCTACCCGGCGCTGTTGACCGGCGTGGGCGGCGCGCCCGCCGACGAGCGGTCCGTCGAGGTCGCCGTGATCGGCGGCGCGCGGATCGACGACGACATCCTGATCGCCGCCGAGCAGGCGCTGCTCAACACCCGGCTGGACGACTCTGCGCTGGTGCCCGCCCTCACGGCGCTCGCCGTGCTCGTCTACACCGAGCGCCTCGACCGGGCCGGGGTCTGGATCGACACGCTGCTGAAGGCGGCCGACCGGCGCGGTTCGGTGACCTGGCGGGCGCTGGTGTCCACCGCCAACTCCCTCATCGACGTCCGCCGAGGCGTGCTGCGCTCGGCCACCACCCACGCCAACCGCGCCCTCAGCCTCATCTCCCACCGGAGCTGGGGCATGGCCATCGGCCTGCCGCTGTCCAGCGCGCTGGACGCGGCCACCGGCCGGGGCCGGCACGACATCGCCGCGTCGCTCCTCACCGTCCCGCTGCCCGACGGGATCTTCAACACCCTCTCCGGCCTCTACTACATGCACGCCCGCGGGTGTCACCACGCCGCGATCGGCCGGCACATGACCGCCCTCGCCGACTTCGACTCCTGCGGCGACCTCATGCGGGAATGGGAGATCGACCAGCCCGCGCTGATCCCGTGGCGCAGCGACGCGGCCCTGGCCGGGCTGCGGCTCGGCCGCACCGCCTACGCGCGCTCCCTGCTGGCCGAGCAGGACGAGCTGACCCAGCCGTGGGACATGCGCACCCGCGCCGCGACGCTCCGGGTGCGGGCGCTGCTGGCCGAGGGACGGGACCGGGTCGCCCTCCTGACCGAAGCCACGACCACCGCCGAGCAGACCGCCGATCTGGTCGGGCTCGCGACCGGCCTGGTCGATCTCAGCCGCGCGCAGCGGACCGTGGGCGACACCGACGCCGCCCGCACCACCGGCCTGCGGGCCCAACTGCTGATCGAGCAGTCCGGTCTGGAGGCACTGGCCCGGCAGCTCCCCCGCGACGTGCTCACCGCGAAGAAGACGCGCGCCGAGCGGAAACCGAAGCCGCCGCAGCCCGCGCCGTCCACCCGCGAGCTGAGCGACGCCGAGCAGCGCGTCGCGTCACTGGCGGCGGCCGGCTTCTCCAACCGCGAGATCGCCAGCGAGCTGTTCATCACCGTCAGCACGGTCGAGCAGCATCTCACCCGGGTCTACCGGAAGCTGAAGGTCACGCGCCGTCCTCTTCTCGCCAAGGCCCTGAACAGTCACGCCTGA